The window CCAGCAACTAACCGGCGATTCGTCAGACCAGGTGAATGATCGGCAGTTTCGGCGAGGCCTGAAATATCGACCAGAGGACTGGGAAGGTTCCTCCTTCGTGGCCGGTCCGTGAATACCAGCTTGGCAAGGGCCAGTTACTGTCGCCTGTTCAGTTCAGGTGGGCGTCGAAAGGCCATGTCGAAATCGACGGTCAGGTGTTGGAACCGCCGCTGGTGTGGCGTTGCCCGGAGCGGCTGCCGTGCCAGTCCAGCACCAGGGTGGTGGCGTCGTCCGCCAGCGCGCCGCGTTCCCGCATGCCGTCGGTGAGCAACACCAGGCGGTCGCCCGGTTCCGGACGCAGCCGCTGCACCTCGTAGGTGACCAGGGCGGGCACCCCGAATGGCAGGTTGACATTGAGGGGTAGTTCCTCCACTCGGCCTTCGCGCATCCGCAGGGGCTGGGAATGGCCGGCGTTGACCAGCTCGCAGGCTCCGGTGTCCAGCTCGATGCGCAGTAGCTGCCCGGTGGCCATGCCGCGGGCGTGGCTGGAGAGCGCCCGGTGTGCGGTGTAGGCCTGATCGAGGATGCTGTGCCCTGCGCGGCGGGCTCCGCGCAGGGCGTTGACGGTCAGCGTGGCCAGCAGCGCGTAGGCCGTGTCGTGGCCCATCGCGTCGGTGATCGACAGGTGGAGGGTGTCCTGGTCGAGGGCGCAGTCGTAGGTGTCGCCGCCGATCTCGTCGGCCGGGGCCAGAGCACCCGCCAGGGTGAAGTGGGCCGCCCCGCAGCAGGACGCCGACGGCAGCAGCTGGTGCTGGATCTCCGCGGCCAGACTCATCGGGGTGGTGCGCCGGCCCCAGTGGTAGAGATCCGTGAAGCGGCGGTCGGTCACCACTACGTAGGCCAGCGCGTGCGCCGCGCTGCCCACCGCCTCATGTACCGCGTCGTCCGTGTACGGCACGATCAGGTCCAGGACGCCGATGCAGTCACCTCGGTTCGTCACCGGCGCCACCAGCCGGCAACCGCCCTCGACGTCCTCCTGGTGCAGTCGCTGGGACCGCAGTGCCCGGTCGTAGACGCTGCCCGCCGGCGCGATCCGCTCCGTCTCGCCTCGCGCCTGGGCGGCTGTGCCGGCTCTCGGTAGCCGTACTGCTTCATGCCCGAGCATGTCGACGAACAGAAACGACACCTTCGCCGCCGAGAACCGCTTCTCCAGGTTCCGGGCGACCACGTCCACCGACTCCACCGGCGCTGCGTCCTCCGCCGCCCGCAGCACATCGTCCAGGCCCGAGCCCGCATCACCGGCCACAGCCACCTCCCCAGTCCACTCGAACCGGGTTCCCGGCAGCCCGGGTATGGATGCGCCCGGCCGACCGCCGCGCGTAGGTCCGCCGTGGTTCGCGCGCGGGCCCTGGGCACCGGGCACCGGGCACCGGGCACCGGGCACCGGTCCCGAGCGTCGGGGCGGCGCACACCACTACCGCAAGCGGGGCATAACCGTTTAATATTCTCCAAACCTCTGCCGGAACTACGACGCTGCCCGCGTCGTGGTCACCGTTCGCCTCCCCGCAGGCACCCGGAAGGGGTTTCTCCATGACCTGCACTCCGAGCGAAGACCCGGCAGGCTCCGACTGGCGTGATCAAGCGGCTTGCGTCGGAGAAGATCCCGAGATCTTCTTCCCTCTCTCGGACCTCGCGGCTCCGCATGCCGAAGCTACCCTGGCCCGCGCGATATGCCGCCGCTGCCCCGTGATCATCGCGTGCCGCACCTGGGCACTCGACCACGGCGAGGACGACGGCATCTGGGGCGCCACAACGGCCGCCCAGCGCCGCGCCATCCGACGAGCGACCACAGAATCCCCGGCAGCGTCCAGGCGCCACAGCGACGAGACGGGAGAGCCGTCCGAGTTAGCGGTCCGGATGCACGCCGTACCGCAGCAGCGCCTGCGGGAGGGCCCGCATGGCCGGCCACCCCGGTTCGCGGGGCGGCCTTGGTCAGGCGGCGCTCTTCTTACGACGCCGGCCGGCGCGGGCAAGGGCGTCGATGAGGTCCTCGCGGCTCATCTTCGATCGGCCCGGCACCTCCAGCTCGGTCGCCCGCTGATACAGGTCCGCCTTGCTCAGCTTCTGCAGCTCCCGTTTCCCGCCGGTCGCGGCGCTTCGGGAGCGGTTCGAGGCTGCTCCGGTCTTCTTCGGCGGCGCCTTCCGCGTCGGAGTCTTCGCCGCCCTGCCGGCCGCACCCTTGCGAGCGGTCCCGCCCGGCGCGGACGTCCGCTCGGCGGTCGGCTCCTCTCCACCGCCACGGCCGGAGCGGGCGGCCTTGAGGCTGCCCTTGAGAACCTTCATCAGGTCGATGACGTTGGTCGCCTCCGGCGGCGCATCGGCCGTGGCGATCTCCTGGCCCTCTGCTTTGGCCTTGACCAGCTCACGCACCTTCTCCTGGTAGGTGTCGCGGTACCGCTTCGGATCCCAGTCGGTGCTCAGCGCGTCGACCAGCTGCAACGCCATGTCCACCTGCTTGCCCTGTCCCGCCTCTC of the Streptomyces sp. 1222.5 genome contains:
- a CDS encoding PP2C family protein-serine/threonine phosphatase, yielding MAGDAGSGLDDVLRAAEDAAPVESVDVVARNLEKRFSAAKVSFLFVDMLGHEAVRLPRAGTAAQARGETERIAPAGSVYDRALRSQRLHQEDVEGGCRLVAPVTNRGDCIGVLDLIVPYTDDAVHEAVGSAAHALAYVVVTDRRFTDLYHWGRRTTPMSLAAEIQHQLLPSASCCGAAHFTLAGALAPADEIGGDTYDCALDQDTLHLSITDAMGHDTAYALLATLTVNALRGARRAGHSILDQAYTAHRALSSHARGMATGQLLRIELDTGACELVNAGHSQPLRMREGRVEELPLNVNLPFGVPALVTYEVQRLRPEPGDRLVLLTDGMRERGALADDATTLVLDWHGSRSGQRHTSGGSNT